Proteins from a genomic interval of Micromonospora sp. NBC_00389:
- a CDS encoding A/G-specific adenine glycosylase produces MTEPDFATMVSRWYQQHARDLPWREPGVSPWAILVSEVMLQQTPVVRVVPAWQAWLARWPNPAALAADSPAEAIRMWGRLGYPRRAVRLRECAVAIVDRHGGQVPDRLEQLLALPGVGTYTARAVAAFAYGQRHPVVDTNVRRVVCRAVAGEPDAGPVTRPADLVATEELLPVEPAAAALASAAFMELGAVICTARSPRCAACPVESVCAWRASGQEAPTGPTRRPQRYAGTDRQVRGLLLGVLRESTGPVPHQRLDQVWTDDVQRARALAGLVHDGLVEPAGADSFRLVGDGPSLPTPDLTA; encoded by the coding sequence ATGACTGAGCCCGATTTCGCCACCATGGTCAGCCGGTGGTACCAGCAGCACGCCCGTGACCTGCCATGGCGCGAACCCGGCGTCAGCCCGTGGGCCATCCTGGTCAGCGAGGTCATGCTCCAGCAGACGCCGGTGGTCCGGGTGGTACCCGCCTGGCAGGCATGGCTGGCCCGCTGGCCGAACCCGGCCGCGCTGGCGGCGGACAGCCCGGCCGAGGCGATCCGGATGTGGGGACGCCTCGGCTACCCCCGCCGGGCGGTCCGGCTGCGGGAGTGCGCGGTCGCGATCGTGGACCGGCACGGCGGCCAGGTGCCGGACCGGCTGGAGCAGCTGCTGGCGCTGCCGGGCGTCGGCACGTACACGGCGCGGGCGGTGGCCGCGTTCGCGTACGGGCAGCGGCACCCGGTGGTCGACACCAACGTGCGCCGGGTGGTCTGCCGGGCGGTCGCCGGCGAACCGGACGCCGGGCCGGTCACCCGACCGGCCGACCTGGTCGCCACGGAGGAGCTGCTGCCGGTGGAGCCGGCCGCCGCGGCGCTGGCCAGCGCCGCCTTCATGGAGCTAGGTGCGGTGATCTGCACGGCCCGGTCACCACGCTGCGCGGCCTGCCCGGTCGAGTCGGTCTGCGCGTGGCGGGCCTCCGGGCAGGAGGCACCGACCGGACCGACCCGCCGGCCCCAGCGGTACGCGGGCACCGACCGGCAGGTACGCGGGCTGCTGCTCGGGGTGCTCCGGGAGTCGACCGGGCCAGTCCCGCACCAGCGGCTGGACCAGGTCTGGACCGACGACGTGCAGCGCGCCCGTGCCCTGGCCGGTCTGGTGCACGACGGGCTGGTGGAACCCGCCGGTGCCGACTCCTTCCGCCTCGTCGGCGACGGCCCGTCCCTGCCCACCCCCGACCTCACTGCCTGA
- a CDS encoding ATP-dependent Clp protease ATP-binding subunit produces the protein MFERFTDRARRVVVLAQEEARMLNHNYIGTEHILLGLIHEGEGVAAKALESLGISLEGVRQQVEEIIGQGQQAPSGHIPFTPRAKKVLELSLREALQLGHNYIGTEHILLGLIREGEGVAAQVLVKLGADLNRVRQQVIQLLSGYQGKEPAAAGAAPGEAAPSTSLVLDQFGRNLTQAAREGKLDPVIGREKEIERVMQVLSRRTKNNPVLIGEPGVGKTAVVEGLSQKIIKGEVPETLKDKQLYTLDLGALVAGSRYRGDFEERLKKVLKEIRTRGDIILFIDEIHTLVGAGAAEGAIDAASILKPMLARGELQTIGATTLDEYRKHLEKDAALERRFQPIQVGEPSLAHTIEILKGLRDRYEAHHRVSITDAALVAAATLADRYISDRFLPDKAIDLIDEAGARMRIRRMTAPPDLRDFDERIAQVRRDKESAIDAQDFERAAQLRDKEKQLLGQKAQREKEWKAGDLDVVSEVDDEQIAEVLGNWTGIPVYKLTEEETSRLLRMEDELHKRVIGQEDAVKAVSKAIRRTRAGLKDPKRPSGSFIFAGPSGVGKTELSKALAEFLFGSEDALIQLDMSEFHDRYTVSRLVGAPPGYVGYDEGGQLTEKVRRRPFSVVLFDEIEKAHPDVFNTLLQILEDGRLTDGQGRIVDFKNTVIILTTNLGTRDVAKAVSLGFQASEDSESNYDRMKQKVNDELKQHFRPEFLNRIDDTIVFHQLRQNEILSIVDIMIQRIETQLRNKDMGLELTDNAKKYLALKGFDPVLGARPLRRTIQRDIEDNLSERILFNELTPGQIVVVDCEGDPNDIDKSKLVFHGADKPVEVPDAVPADLGGTAAAGADE, from the coding sequence ATGTTCGAGCGGTTCACCGACCGAGCGCGACGGGTTGTCGTCCTGGCCCAAGAAGAGGCCCGGATGCTCAACCACAACTACATCGGTACGGAACACATCCTGCTGGGCCTGATCCACGAAGGTGAAGGCGTCGCGGCAAAGGCCCTGGAGAGCCTCGGCATCTCCCTGGAGGGCGTCCGCCAGCAGGTCGAGGAGATCATCGGCCAGGGCCAGCAGGCGCCGAGCGGGCACATCCCGTTCACGCCTCGGGCCAAGAAGGTGCTGGAGCTGTCGCTGCGCGAGGCGCTGCAGCTCGGCCACAACTACATCGGCACGGAGCACATCCTGCTCGGTCTGATCCGCGAGGGTGAGGGCGTCGCCGCCCAGGTGCTGGTCAAGCTCGGCGCCGACCTCAACCGGGTCCGCCAGCAGGTGATCCAGCTGCTCTCCGGCTACCAGGGCAAGGAGCCGGCCGCCGCTGGCGCCGCGCCGGGTGAGGCCGCGCCGTCGACCAGCCTGGTGCTGGACCAGTTCGGCCGCAACCTGACCCAGGCCGCCCGCGAGGGCAAGCTCGACCCGGTCATCGGGCGCGAGAAGGAAATCGAGCGGGTCATGCAGGTGCTCTCCCGCCGTACCAAGAACAACCCGGTCCTGATCGGTGAGCCCGGCGTCGGTAAGACCGCCGTGGTGGAGGGGCTGTCCCAGAAGATCATCAAGGGCGAGGTGCCCGAGACGCTCAAGGACAAGCAGCTCTACACGCTCGACCTCGGTGCGCTGGTCGCCGGTTCCCGCTACCGCGGTGACTTCGAGGAGCGCCTCAAGAAGGTGCTCAAGGAGATCCGCACCCGCGGCGACATCATCCTGTTCATCGACGAGATCCACACCCTGGTGGGTGCGGGTGCCGCCGAGGGCGCGATCGACGCGGCGAGCATCCTCAAGCCGATGCTGGCCCGTGGTGAGCTGCAGACCATCGGTGCCACCACGCTCGACGAGTACCGCAAGCACCTGGAGAAGGATGCTGCGCTCGAGCGCCGGTTCCAGCCGATCCAGGTGGGCGAGCCGTCGCTGGCGCACACCATCGAGATCCTCAAGGGCCTGCGCGACCGCTACGAGGCCCACCACCGCGTCTCGATCACCGACGCCGCTCTCGTGGCAGCCGCCACGCTGGCCGACCGGTACATCTCCGACCGCTTCCTGCCGGACAAGGCGATCGACCTGATCGACGAGGCTGGCGCCCGGATGCGGATCCGCCGGATGACCGCGCCGCCAGACCTGCGCGACTTCGACGAGCGCATCGCCCAGGTGCGTCGCGACAAGGAGTCCGCGATCGACGCGCAGGACTTCGAGCGCGCCGCCCAGCTGCGCGACAAGGAGAAGCAGCTCCTTGGCCAGAAGGCGCAGCGGGAGAAGGAGTGGAAGGCCGGTGACCTGGACGTCGTCAGCGAGGTCGACGACGAGCAGATCGCCGAGGTGCTCGGCAACTGGACGGGTATCCCGGTCTACAAGCTGACCGAGGAGGAGACCTCGCGCCTGCTGCGCATGGAGGACGAGCTGCACAAGCGCGTCATCGGCCAGGAGGACGCGGTCAAGGCGGTCTCGAAGGCGATCCGGCGTACCCGGGCCGGCCTGAAGGACCCGAAGCGCCCGTCGGGCTCGTTCATCTTCGCCGGCCCGTCCGGCGTGGGTAAGACCGAGCTGTCCAAGGCGCTCGCCGAGTTCCTCTTCGGCAGCGAGGATGCTCTTATCCAGCTGGACATGTCCGAGTTCCACGACCGCTACACGGTCTCCCGGCTGGTGGGTGCCCCTCCCGGCTACGTCGGCTACGACGAGGGCGGGCAGCTGACCGAGAAGGTGCGGCGTCGGCCGTTCTCGGTGGTTCTCTTCGACGAGATCGAGAAGGCCCACCCGGACGTGTTCAACACGCTGCTCCAGATCCTGGAGGACGGTCGGCTCACCGACGGTCAGGGTCGGATCGTGGACTTCAAGAACACGGTCATCATCCTGACCACCAACCTGGGCACCAGGGACGTCGCCAAGGCGGTGTCGCTCGGCTTCCAGGCGTCGGAGGACTCCGAGTCCAACTACGACCGGATGAAGCAGAAGGTCAACGACGAGCTCAAGCAGCACTTCCGGCCTGAGTTCCTCAACCGGATCGACGACACCATCGTCTTCCACCAGCTGCGCCAGAACGAGATCCTCTCGATCGTGGACATCATGATCCAGCGGATCGAGACGCAGCTGCGCAACAAGGACATGGGTCTGGAGCTGACCGACAACGCCAAGAAGTACCTGGCGCTGAAGGGCTTCGACCCGGTGCTCGGTGCCCGTCCTCTGCGTCGCACGATCCAGCGCGACATCGAGGACAACCTCTCCGAGCGGATCCTGTTCAACGAGCTGACCCCGGGTCAGATCGTGGTGGTGGACTGCGAGGGCGACCCGAACGACATCGACAAGTCCAAGCTCGTCTTCCATGGCGCGGACAAGCCGGTCGAGGTTCCGGACGCCGTACCGGCCGATCTCGGCGGCACCGCCGCCGCAGGCGCGGACGAGTAG
- a CDS encoding histone-like nucleoid-structuring protein Lsr2, whose protein sequence is MAKQIIHKLVDDLDGGDADETVKFALDGVQYEIDLSSSNAAKLRDAFASYVAAGTKVGRGGVVIGGRAARGRGGATADREQNKAIRDWAKKAGKDISDRGRIPQEIVDEFHAKR, encoded by the coding sequence GTGGCCAAGCAGATCATTCACAAGCTGGTCGATGACCTGGACGGCGGGGACGCTGACGAGACCGTCAAGTTCGCCCTCGACGGCGTCCAGTACGAGATCGACCTGTCGAGTTCCAACGCCGCGAAATTGCGCGACGCTTTTGCGTCGTACGTGGCCGCCGGCACCAAGGTGGGCCGGGGCGGCGTGGTGATCGGTGGGCGTGCTGCCCGCGGTCGGGGTGGCGCGACCGCTGACCGGGAGCAGAACAAGGCGATCCGGGACTGGGCCAAGAAGGCCGGCAAGGACATCTCGGACCGGGGTCGAATCCCGCAGGAGATCGTCGACGAGTTCCACGCGAAGCGCTGA
- the lysS gene encoding lysine--tRNA ligase — protein MTEQNAVPVDPADDLPEQMKVRREKRDRMLADGVEPYPVGFPRTATLAEVRARYADLPTDTATGDQTSVTGRVIFVRNTGKLCFATLRDGDGTELQAMLSLDRVGPERLEDWKRLVDLGDHVGVTGEVITSRRGELSVLAERWEMTAKSLRPLPVAHKPLSEEARVRQRYVDLIVRPQARQMVRTRAAAVRSLRDSLHGQGFIEVETPMLQLLHGGAAARPFVTHSNALSTDLYLRIAPELFLKRAVVGGVDRVFEINRNFRNEGVDSSHSPEFAMLETYQTYGDYNTMAELTRNLVQQAAVAVSGSTVVTHADGREFDLGGEWRSVTLFGVLSEALGEEVTVRTERSRLVEYADKVGLAVDPKWGPGKLAEELFEELVVPGLEAPTFIRDYPEETSPLTRAHRDEPGLAEKWDLYVLGFELGTAYSELVDPVVQRDRLLAQAQLAARGDDEAMRLDEDFLRAMEYGMPPAGGMGMGIDRLLMALTGLGIRETILFPLVRPE, from the coding sequence GTGACCGAGCAGAACGCCGTGCCAGTGGACCCCGCCGACGACCTTCCCGAGCAGATGAAGGTCCGCCGGGAGAAGCGGGACCGGATGCTCGCCGACGGCGTCGAGCCGTACCCGGTCGGATTTCCCCGCACGGCCACCCTGGCGGAGGTGCGGGCCCGTTACGCCGACCTGCCCACCGACACCGCCACCGGCGACCAGACCTCGGTCACCGGTCGGGTGATCTTCGTGCGTAACACCGGCAAGCTCTGCTTCGCGACCCTGCGCGACGGGGACGGCACCGAGCTGCAGGCGATGCTCTCCCTGGATCGGGTCGGGCCGGAACGCCTGGAGGACTGGAAGCGCCTGGTCGACCTCGGTGACCACGTCGGCGTCACCGGCGAGGTGATCACCAGTCGCCGGGGCGAGCTGTCCGTGCTGGCCGAGCGGTGGGAGATGACCGCCAAGTCGCTGCGGCCACTGCCGGTGGCGCACAAGCCGCTCTCCGAGGAGGCGCGGGTCCGCCAGCGCTACGTCGACCTGATCGTCCGGCCGCAGGCCCGGCAGATGGTCCGTACCCGGGCCGCGGCGGTGCGCAGCCTGCGCGATTCGCTGCACGGACAGGGTTTCATCGAGGTGGAAACGCCGATGTTGCAACTGCTGCATGGCGGCGCGGCGGCCCGACCGTTCGTGACTCACAGCAATGCGTTGAGCACTGACCTGTATCTGCGAATCGCTCCGGAACTGTTTCTCAAGCGCGCAGTGGTCGGCGGCGTCGACCGGGTCTTCGAGATCAACCGCAACTTCCGTAATGAGGGTGTCGACTCTTCGCACTCGCCGGAGTTCGCGATGCTGGAGACGTACCAGACGTACGGCGACTACAACACGATGGCCGAGTTGACCCGCAATCTCGTGCAACAGGCGGCGGTCGCGGTCAGCGGCTCGACCGTGGTGACCCACGCCGACGGGCGGGAGTTCGACCTGGGCGGGGAGTGGCGGTCGGTAACCCTGTTCGGGGTGCTTTCCGAGGCACTCGGCGAGGAGGTCACGGTCCGCACCGAACGGTCCCGACTGGTCGAGTACGCGGACAAGGTGGGATTGGCCGTGGACCCGAAGTGGGGCCCGGGCAAGCTGGCCGAGGAACTGTTCGAGGAACTGGTCGTTCCCGGCCTGGAGGCGCCCACCTTCATCCGGGACTACCCGGAGGAGACCAGCCCGCTCACCCGGGCCCACCGTGACGAGCCGGGGCTGGCGGAGAAGTGGGACCTGTACGTGCTCGGGTTCGAGCTGGGCACCGCGTACTCCGAACTGGTCGACCCGGTGGTGCAGCGGGACCGGCTGCTGGCCCAGGCGCAGCTCGCCGCTCGTGGCGACGACGAGGCGATGCGTCTCGACGAGGACTTTCTCCGGGCGATGGAGTACGGAATGCCGCCGGCCGGCGGTATGGGAATGGGAATCGACCGGCTGTTGATGGCCCTGACCGGGCTCGGAATTCGGGAAACGATCCTCTTCCCGTTGGTGCGCCCCGAGTAG
- a CDS encoding class I SAM-dependent methyltransferase: MVDHTHALSFGAAASDYDRFRPTYPEEAVRWALDGLNDAAQVVDLGAGTGILTRVVRALGHQVQPVEPDPGMRAQLDAATPGLTALAGSAESVPLPDGTADAVLVGQAYHWFDKEPAHAEVARVLRPGGMFAPIWNVRDDRAASWIAELSRIADLRDNSGDLLQQVTGFGPAFGPVELAQFAHRTRLTPEQLLGMVRTRSYWLTASPQERDEVDRKVRDLLASHPDLAGRETIELPYRTLVFRARRR; encoded by the coding sequence ATGGTCGATCACACTCATGCCCTCTCCTTCGGCGCTGCGGCGAGCGATTATGACCGGTTTCGCCCCACCTATCCGGAGGAGGCGGTCCGCTGGGCGCTCGACGGGCTGAACGACGCCGCCCAGGTCGTCGACCTCGGCGCCGGCACCGGCATCCTGACCCGCGTCGTACGGGCGCTCGGCCACCAGGTCCAGCCGGTGGAGCCCGACCCCGGCATGCGGGCCCAACTGGACGCCGCCACCCCCGGTCTCACGGCCCTGGCCGGCAGCGCCGAGTCGGTGCCACTGCCGGACGGCACCGCCGACGCGGTGCTGGTCGGCCAGGCCTACCACTGGTTCGACAAGGAGCCCGCGCACGCCGAGGTCGCCCGGGTGCTCCGGCCGGGTGGGATGTTCGCCCCGATCTGGAACGTTCGGGACGACCGGGCGGCCAGCTGGATCGCCGAGTTGAGCCGGATCGCCGACCTCCGGGACAACTCCGGCGACCTGCTCCAGCAGGTCACCGGCTTCGGCCCGGCCTTCGGGCCGGTGGAGCTGGCCCAGTTCGCGCACCGGACCCGGCTCACCCCGGAGCAGCTACTCGGCATGGTGCGCACCCGCTCCTACTGGCTGACCGCCAGCCCGCAGGAACGGGACGAGGTCGACCGGAAGGTCCGAGACCTCCTGGCCAGCCACCCGGACCTGGCCGGCCGGGAGACCATCGAACTGCCGTACCGGACGCTGGTCTTCCGCGCCCGACGGCGCTGA
- a CDS encoding type III pantothenate kinase, whose product MLLCIDIGNTNTVLATFDGDKLVHSWRIKTDARSTADELGLMFRGLLAGDNVEITGVAACSTVPAALRSLRTMLGRYYADLPSVIVEPGVRTGVQLAIDNPKEVGADRVVNTLAAYTLYGGPSIVVDFGTTTNFDVISGRGEFLGGAFAPGIEISFDALAARAAQLRKVEATKPRSVIGKNTVECLQSGLYFGFAGQVDRIVERMTEELGTVKAVIATGGLASLVINECRSITHHEPMITLIGLRMVYDRNL is encoded by the coding sequence GTGCTGCTCTGCATCGACATCGGAAACACCAACACCGTGCTGGCGACCTTCGACGGCGACAAGCTGGTGCACTCCTGGCGGATCAAGACCGATGCCCGCTCGACGGCGGATGAGCTGGGTCTGATGTTCCGGGGCCTGCTCGCCGGGGACAACGTCGAGATCACCGGCGTGGCCGCCTGCTCCACGGTGCCGGCCGCGCTGCGGTCACTGCGCACCATGCTCGGCCGCTACTACGCCGACCTGCCGAGCGTGATCGTCGAGCCCGGGGTGCGGACCGGCGTGCAGTTGGCGATCGACAACCCGAAGGAGGTGGGCGCCGACCGGGTGGTGAACACCCTGGCCGCGTACACCCTCTATGGCGGGCCGTCGATCGTCGTGGACTTCGGCACCACCACCAACTTCGACGTGATCAGCGGTCGGGGCGAGTTCCTCGGGGGGGCGTTCGCACCGGGCATCGAGATTTCCTTCGACGCACTCGCCGCGCGCGCCGCCCAGCTACGCAAGGTCGAGGCGACCAAGCCCCGCTCGGTGATCGGCAAGAACACCGTGGAATGCCTCCAGTCCGGCCTGTACTTCGGCTTCGCCGGGCAGGTGGACCGCATCGTCGAGCGGATGACCGAGGAGTTGGGCACGGTGAAGGCGGTGATCGCCACTGGCGGTCTCGCCTCCCTGGTGATCAACGAGTGCCGCAGCATCACCCACCACGAGCCGATGATCACCCTGATCGGCCTGCGGATGGTCTACGACCGCAACCTGTGA
- the nadC gene encoding carboxylating nicotinate-nucleotide diphosphorylase has translation MTESTRQAMRAAGLDPAQVRRVIENALVEDLGPDFLDVTSVATIPAEQTDTADLVARADGVVAGMAVAAAVFELVGEVTGFGRTVEVSVLARDGERVARGDVLATVTGPTRLLLTAERTALNLLCRMSGVATHTRAWADALAGTKAMVLDTRKTTPGLRQLEKYAVRAGGGTNKRMGLYDVAMIKDNHKLAAGGITAAYRRVREAFPEVPVQVEVTTVGEAVEAVEAGAGFLLCDNMTPETLAEAVTAVGDRAELEATGGLTLEVAGRYAATGVDFLSVGALTHSSPILDIAMDLRIE, from the coding sequence ATGACGGAGTCGACGCGGCAGGCGATGCGGGCGGCCGGACTGGACCCCGCGCAGGTGCGGCGGGTGATCGAGAACGCGCTGGTCGAGGACCTGGGGCCGGACTTCCTGGACGTCACGAGCGTGGCCACCATCCCGGCGGAGCAGACCGACACCGCCGACCTGGTGGCCCGCGCGGACGGCGTGGTGGCCGGGATGGCGGTGGCCGCCGCCGTGTTCGAGCTGGTCGGAGAGGTGACCGGGTTCGGCCGTACCGTCGAGGTGTCGGTGCTGGCCCGTGACGGGGAGCGGGTGGCGCGCGGCGACGTGCTGGCGACGGTGACCGGGCCGACCCGGCTGCTGCTCACCGCCGAGCGCACCGCGCTCAACCTGCTCTGCCGGATGTCCGGGGTGGCCACCCACACCCGTGCCTGGGCGGATGCGCTGGCCGGCACGAAGGCGATGGTGCTGGACACCCGCAAGACCACGCCGGGCCTGCGGCAGCTGGAGAAGTACGCGGTGCGGGCTGGCGGCGGCACCAACAAGCGGATGGGCCTCTACGACGTGGCCATGATCAAGGACAACCACAAGCTCGCCGCCGGGGGCATCACCGCGGCCTATCGGCGGGTCCGGGAGGCGTTCCCGGAGGTGCCGGTGCAGGTCGAGGTGACCACGGTCGGCGAGGCGGTGGAGGCGGTGGAGGCCGGTGCGGGCTTCCTGCTCTGCGACAACATGACGCCGGAGACGCTCGCGGAAGCGGTGACGGCGGTGGGGGACCGGGCGGAGCTGGAGGCGACCGGCGGCCTGACCCTGGAGGTGGCCGGCCGGTACGCGGCCACCGGCGTCGACTTCCTCTCGGTGGGCGCGCTGACCCACTCGTCGCCCATTCTGGACATCGCCATGGACCTGCGGATCGAGTGA